CGCCTCCTCGACGGCAACCCCGCCACGCTGCGCCTGCTCGATCACAACCCGTTCCCGGACGCTCCCCCGAGGTTCCTCCGCGTGCGGCGCTACGAATACCGCTTCACCACCCCTGCCGAACGCCGCGATTCCGGTCACTGGTGGGTCCGTGAACCCGCCGGACTCCATCTCCCGCCCGTCGCCCTCCGCTGACCAACCACCTTCCGCATCGCCCCACGCCCCCCGGCTTGCCGCTCGCCTCATCGCCGCACATCCGCCGTCCCCTCCGGCAGGTGCCACCCGCCCCCAAGGGCCCGGTACAATCCAATCAGGGCCAGTTGCTCCGCCAGTCGCGCCCGGGCCAGTGCCAGCTCCGCATCGAACAACTCCTGATCGCTGTACAACACTTCGAGGTATCCGGTCACCCCGCCTTCATACCGCACCCGCGCCAGTTCCGCCGATCGCCGGTTCGCCTCCGCCCGCGCCTCCAGCGCCTCGCGAATCTCCCGCTGCCGGGCACACGCCACCAGGCCGTCGGACACCTCCCGAAACGCGTTCTGCACCGTCTGCTGGTACTCCGACAATGCCGCCTCGTACCGGGCCAGCGCCGCCCGGGACGCGCTGCGAAGCCGCCCCCCGGTGAACACCGGCACCGTGACCGACGGCCCAAACTGCCAGAATCGCGCCGGCCCCTCGAACAAGGTGCTCAGGGCCACCGACTGCTGCCCATACACGCCGGTCAGCACAACCTGCGGATAATACGCCGCCCTCGCCTGGCCCACGTCCGCATTGGCCCCCACCAACCCCTGTTCCGCTGCCCGGATGTCCGGCCGCCGCTCCAGCAGCTCCGACGGCAGTCCCGCCGGAATGGCAAGCCGTCCCAACGGCAACGCCGCCGTCCTCGACCCCCGTGCCACCGGACCCGGCGCCCGTCCGAGCAGGAACGACAGCGCATGCTCGGCCTGCTCGATGGCCCGTCGGATGTCGCTTACCACCGCACGCGCCGCCGCCACCAGGACTTCCGCCTGATGGACATCCTGCAACGAGGCCACACCCCCCTCCTCCCGCGACAACGTCAGCGTCAGCGAGGACTGCCGCACCTCCAGCGTGCGGAGCGCAATCTCCAGTTCCTCATCCAATTCCCCCAGCGTCAGGTACCTCGAGGCCACCTCCGCCACCAGCGTCTGTCGCACCACCGACTGGTTCTCCCGCACCGCCAGCAACCGCGCCCGCGCCGCTTCGGTCGCCCGCCGCAATCTCCCCCACAGGTCCAGCTCATATCCCGGCATCGACACGAACGCACTCCCGTATTCCCGCACCGCATCCGCGCTGTCCGGCAGCCCGGCCGGCCCCCTGCGCGACGTGCGGGCGGTGGTCCAGTCGCCCCCCGCCGCCACCGTCGGATACCAGCCCGATTGCACCCCACGCAGTGAGGCTGCGGCCTCGAGCACCCGCGCCGCGGCGATCCGGACATCCCAGTTGTTCTCCAGCGCCTCACGCAGATACCCCTCGAGCACCGGATCCTCGAACAACTCCCACCACGGCAGTTCCCCCAGTTCCCCGGGAACCGCGGCCAACTGTTCTCCCCCCGCACCGCGATGCGTCGCCGGCAATTCGACCTCAGGACGCCGGTAATCCGGCCCCACCGCGCAGCCCGCCAACAGAAATCCCGCGCCCGCCCCGGCCATCGCCCGCCACCACGTCGCGCCGCGCATCACGAAGGACCTCCCTTCACCAACGCCGCCTCGCCCGGCCCGTCCGACGGCGTGGCGCCAACCGGCTTCCGCCTCACCAGGCCTTCCACAAACCCATAACAGACCGGGATGAGAAACACCCCCAGCAGGGTCGCGACCGTCATCCCAAACACCACCCCGGTCCCCATGGTCTTCCGCGCCTCTGCTCCGGATCCGCTGGCCAGCATCAGCGGCACACACCCCAGAATGAAGGCGAAGCTCGTCATCAGAATGGGGCGCAACCGCAGGCGCGCCCCCTCCACCGCCGCCTCGAGAACCCCCAACCCCTCCTGGCGCCGCAACTTGGCGAACTCGACGATCAGGATCGCGTTCTTCGCCGACAATCCGACCAGCATGATCAAGCCGATCTGCGCGTACACATTCAGTTCGAAACCCCGCACCAGCAGCCCCAGCAGCGTCCCCAGCACCACCAGCGGTGTCGCCAGCAGCACCGCGAACGGCAGTGACCAGCTCTCGTACTGCGCCGCCAGCAGCAGAAACACCAGCAGCACCGCCATCGCAAACACCGGACCCGCCGTCCCCTCCGCGTCCTTCTGCTGCCGCGTCAAACCCGACCACTCGAATCCGTACTCCGGCGGCATCCCCGCCGCCACCTCCTCCAATGCCCGCATCGCCTGCGCCGAACTGTACCCCGGCGCCGGCGCCCCCATCACCTCCGCCGACGGATACAGGTTGAACCGCGCCGCATAGTTCGGACCCGACACCGATTCGACCCGCACCAGCGTGTCCAACGGCACCATCGCCCCGTCCCGGTTCCGCACATGAAACCGTCCCACATCCTCGGGCTGCCGCGCATACGCCGGCTCGGCCGCCAAAAACACCCGGAACACCCGGCCGAACCGCACGAAGTCATTCACATACGCCCCGCTGAGATACGCCTGCAACGTCTGGTACACACTGTCCACCGGCACCCCCAGC
The DNA window shown above is from Verrucomicrobiia bacterium and carries:
- a CDS encoding efflux transporter outer membrane subunit, whose translation is MRGATWWRAMAGAGAGFLLAGCAVGPDYRRPEVELPATHRGAGGEQLAAVPGELGELPWWELFEDPVLEGYLREALENNWDVRIAAARVLEAAASLRGVQSGWYPTVAAGGDWTTARTSRRGPAGLPDSADAVREYGSAFVSMPGYELDLWGRLRRATEAARARLLAVRENQSVVRQTLVAEVASRYLTLGELDEELEIALRTLEVRQSSLTLTLSREEGGVASLQDVHQAEVLVAAARAVVSDIRRAIEQAEHALSFLLGRAPGPVARGSRTAALPLGRLAIPAGLPSELLERRPDIRAAEQGLVGANADVGQARAAYYPQVVLTGVYGQQSVALSTLFEGPARFWQFGPSVTVPVFTGGRLRSASRAALARYEAALSEYQQTVQNAFREVSDGLVACARQREIREALEARAEANRRSAELARVRYEGGVTGYLEVLYSDQELFDAELALARARLAEQLALIGLYRALGGGWHLPEGTADVRR